In Streptococcus uberis, a single window of DNA contains:
- a CDS encoding ABC transporter ATP-binding protein, with translation MSKETILSVNNLHVDFKTYAGDVKAIRDINFELKKGETLAIVGESGSGKSVTTRTLMGLNAKNATISGDIDFKGRKLNELKEQDWVKVRGKEIAMIFQDPMTSLDPTMKIGMQIAEAILIHEKVSKADALSRALELMKQVGIPDAEEHINDYPHQWSGGMRQRAVIAIALAANPEILIADEPTTALDVTIQNQILKLMKELQSQISSSIIFITHDLGVVAGMADRVAVMYAGKIVEYGTVDEVFYNPQHPYTWGLLNSMPTTDTEAGSLQSIPGTPPDLLNPPKGDAFAARNEYALDIDHEEEPPMFKVSETHYAATWLLDERAPKVTPPLPIQKRWAKWAEKERGQA, from the coding sequence ATGTCAAAAGAAACAATTTTGAGTGTTAACAACCTCCATGTCGATTTTAAAACTTATGCTGGAGATGTTAAAGCTATTCGCGATATTAACTTTGAGTTAAAAAAAGGTGAAACGCTTGCTATCGTTGGTGAATCAGGTTCTGGGAAATCTGTAACAACGAGAACCTTAATGGGATTAAATGCAAAAAATGCCACTATATCAGGTGACATTGATTTCAAAGGGAGAAAGCTCAATGAGCTTAAAGAACAAGATTGGGTTAAAGTTCGTGGTAAAGAAATTGCGATGATTTTCCAAGACCCAATGACCAGTTTAGACCCAACAATGAAAATTGGCATGCAAATTGCAGAAGCTATCTTGATTCACGAAAAAGTATCTAAAGCTGACGCATTATCACGTGCATTAGAATTGATGAAACAAGTTGGCATTCCAGATGCTGAAGAACATATTAATGATTATCCACATCAATGGTCTGGTGGTATGAGACAACGTGCGGTAATTGCCATTGCTCTTGCCGCTAATCCTGAAATTCTCATCGCAGATGAGCCAACAACAGCCTTGGATGTAACCATTCAAAATCAAATTTTAAAATTGATGAAAGAATTACAATCACAAATTTCATCTTCTATTATTTTCATCACCCATGATCTTGGTGTGGTAGCTGGTATGGCTGATCGTGTAGCGGTAATGTATGCTGGGAAAATTGTTGAGTATGGAACTGTAGATGAAGTATTCTATAATCCACAACACCCATATACATGGGGATTATTGAATTCCATGCCAACGACTGATACAGAAGCAGGAAGCTTGCAATCTATTCCAGGAACACCTCCTGACTTATTGAATCCTCCAAAAGGAGATGCATTTGCAGCTCGTAATGAATACGCTCTTGATATTGATCATGAAGAAGAGCCACCAATGTTTAAAGTCAGTGAAACACACTATGCTGCAACATGGTTATTGGATGAACGTGCACCTAAGGTAACACCTCCTCTTCCAATCCAAAAACGTTGGGCAAAATGGGCTGAAAAAGAAAGGGGACAAGCTTAA
- a CDS encoding ABC transporter permease, translating into MLEETRTFKLVGAGSSDSQEKIEKPALSFLQDAWRRLKHNKLAVVAMVFLAGLLLFAIGSNFVVSKQDANSFNSKKVSIYRNLPPKLSANLPVWNGSITYAGNTEPNDAYADQGVPENEKFILGTDNLGRSLGKRITVGIRISLLIAIVATFIDLIIGVTYGLVSGFTGGKVDTIMQRIIEVISSIPNLVIVTMLGLLLGNGVLSIIISIAIVGWTSMARQVRNLTLSYRERDFVLASRALGESNLKIAFKHILPNISGIIIVQIMMTVPSAIMYESVLSAINLGVKPPTASLGSLITDAQENLQYYPYQVILPALALVFISLAFILLGDGLRDAFDPKSSND; encoded by the coding sequence ATGCTAGAAGAAACAAGAACATTTAAACTTGTGGGTGCGGGTTCATCTGACTCACAAGAGAAAATTGAAAAGCCAGCATTATCTTTCCTACAAGATGCTTGGCGTCGATTAAAACATAATAAATTAGCTGTTGTTGCTATGGTCTTTTTGGCTGGATTATTATTATTTGCAATTGGTTCAAATTTTGTTGTATCTAAACAAGACGCTAATAGTTTTAATAGTAAAAAAGTAAGTATTTATCGTAATTTACCTCCAAAATTAAGTGCCAACCTACCAGTATGGAATGGAAGCATCACTTATGCAGGAAATACTGAGCCAAATGATGCTTACGCTGACCAAGGTGTTCCAGAAAATGAAAAATTTATTTTAGGAACTGATAATTTAGGACGTAGTCTTGGTAAACGAATTACAGTTGGTATCAGAATTTCACTATTAATTGCAATTGTTGCTACTTTTATTGACTTAATTATTGGTGTAACTTATGGATTGGTTTCAGGTTTTACTGGTGGTAAAGTGGATACCATTATGCAAAGGATTATTGAAGTTATTTCTTCAATTCCAAATTTAGTTATTGTAACCATGCTAGGTCTTTTATTAGGAAATGGAGTCTTGTCTATTATCATTTCCATCGCCATCGTTGGATGGACCTCTATGGCACGTCAGGTTCGGAATTTGACCTTATCCTATCGTGAACGTGACTTTGTTTTGGCTTCCCGTGCATTGGGTGAAAGCAACTTAAAAATTGCTTTTAAACACATTTTGCCAAATATTTCTGGAATCATCATCGTTCAGATTATGATGACAGTACCAAGTGCTATTATGTATGAGTCAGTATTATCAGCTATTAACCTAGGTGTTAAACCACCAACTGCTTCACTTGGTTCATTAATTACAGATGCGCAGGAGAACCTACAATATTATCCATATCAGGTTATTCTACCTGCATTAGCACTTGTCTTTATCTCACTTGCCTTCATTCTTTTAGGTGATGGTTTACGTGATGCATTTGATCCAAAATCAAGTAACGACTAG
- a CDS encoding ABC transporter permease: MIKYLLKRVAILLVTLWVVVTLSFFLMQVMPGTPYNSPKLTQEMIAMMNKQYGLDKPLWEQYIKYLFDVLRGDFGTSYQSINQPVSRLIAQRLGVSVHLGIQALIVGITSGLFVGAVSARNKNNKIDAVLSVISTLGISVPAFIIGLLLLDYFGFKWALLPLSGWGSFGQTVLPTLALAIPVFAQVTRFFRSEMIETLNSDYIQLARAKGLTKRQVTNKHAYRNSMIPVLTLVGPMAANILTGSALIEQIFSIPGIGQQFVSSIPTKDYPVIMGTTIVYALMLMVAILITDIVISLADPRVRLG; this comes from the coding sequence ATGATTAAATATCTTTTAAAACGTGTTGCCATCTTATTAGTGACACTATGGGTTGTTGTAACCCTTTCATTCTTCCTGATGCAGGTTATGCCAGGAACACCATATAACAGTCCTAAGTTGACTCAAGAAATGATTGCCATGATGAACAAGCAATATGGTTTGGACAAACCATTGTGGGAACAATATATTAAATATTTGTTTGACGTTTTACGTGGTGATTTTGGAACAAGTTATCAGTCTATCAACCAGCCTGTTTCTCGTTTAATTGCACAACGTCTTGGTGTATCCGTGCATTTGGGTATCCAAGCTTTAATCGTTGGTATTACATCAGGATTATTTGTAGGAGCTGTGTCAGCTCGTAACAAAAATAATAAAATCGATGCCGTTTTGAGTGTTATCTCAACTCTTGGAATTTCAGTTCCAGCTTTTATTATCGGTTTGTTATTATTGGACTACTTTGGTTTCAAGTGGGCTTTATTACCACTTTCAGGGTGGGGAAGTTTTGGCCAAACAGTCTTACCAACATTAGCCTTGGCAATTCCTGTATTTGCACAAGTCACACGATTCTTCCGTAGTGAAATGATTGAAACTCTTAATTCTGACTATATTCAATTAGCAAGAGCAAAAGGGTTGACTAAACGACAAGTGACAAATAAACATGCTTACCGTAACTCTATGATTCCAGTATTGACTTTAGTTGGTCCAATGGCAGCAAATATCCTAACAGGATCAGCCTTGATTGAACAAATTTTCTCAATTCCAGGAATTGGTCAGCAATTCGTGTCGTCTATCCCAACTAAAGATTACCCAGTTATTATGGGAACTACTATTGTGTATGCCTTGATGCTTATGGTAGCAATTTTGATTACAGATATTGTGATTAGTCTTGCGGATCCACGAGTACGTCTAGGATAG
- a CDS encoding peptide ABC transporter substrate-binding protein, with protein MTAAQKSTFKRFGLGAVTLASAALLMACGNKTAAKNDNKNEINWYTPTELITLDISKNTDTYSGLAIGNSESNLLRVDEKGKLQPDLAKKVEVSEDGLTYTATLRDGLKWSDGSELTAEDFVYTWKRIVDPATASEYAYLATESHLLNAEDINTGKNTDLNSLGVKAEGNKVIFTLSAPAPQFKSLLSFANFMPQKEEFVTKTGKDYGTSSDKQIYSGPYIVKDWNGTSGSFKLVKNDKYWDAKNVKMKTINVQTVKKPDTAVQMYKQGKLDYANISGTSAIYNANKNNKDVVPVLEATTAYMVYNQTGSVPALSNLKIRQALNLATDRKGIVSAAVDTGSKPATAIAPTGLAKLKDGSDLTKFVAPGYKYDEKEAGKLFKEGLAELGKDSLKITITADADAPAAKSSVDYIKETWEKALPGLTVEEKFVPFKQRLEDTKNQNFEVAVALWGGDYPEGSTFYGLFKSGSAYNYGKFTNAKFDAAYEKALTTDALDTDAAANDYKEAEKALYDEANYNPLYFRSGEGLQNPSIKGLIRNSTGLNVDFTYAYKK; from the coding sequence ATGACAGCAGCACAAAAATCTACATTTAAGCGGTTCGGCCTAGGAGCTGTAACACTTGCTTCAGCAGCCCTATTGATGGCTTGTGGTAACAAGACAGCAGCAAAAAATGATAACAAAAATGAGATTAACTGGTACACACCAACAGAACTCATCACTTTAGACATTTCAAAAAATACTGACACTTATTCTGGTCTTGCAATCGGTAACTCAGAAAGTAACTTACTTCGTGTTGACGAAAAAGGGAAATTGCAACCAGACTTAGCTAAAAAAGTAGAAGTTTCAGAAGATGGTTTAACTTATACTGCAACCTTGAGAGATGGTTTGAAATGGTCTGACGGAAGTGAATTAACAGCAGAGGACTTTGTTTACACTTGGAAACGTATTGTAGACCCAGCAACTGCTTCAGAATATGCTTACTTAGCAACTGAATCACATTTATTAAATGCTGAAGATATTAATACAGGTAAAAACACTGATTTAAATTCTCTTGGTGTTAAAGCCGAAGGCAACAAAGTTATCTTTACATTGAGTGCACCTGCTCCTCAATTCAAGAGCTTATTGTCATTTGCTAACTTCATGCCTCAAAAAGAAGAATTTGTTACTAAAACAGGAAAAGACTATGGTACTTCTTCTGATAAACAAATTTATTCTGGTCCATACATTGTAAAAGATTGGAATGGTACAAGTGGTTCATTCAAATTAGTTAAGAATGACAAATATTGGGATGCTAAGAACGTTAAAATGAAAACTATTAACGTTCAAACAGTTAAAAAACCAGATACAGCCGTTCAAATGTATAAACAAGGCAAACTTGATTATGCAAACATTTCAGGAACATCTGCTATTTACAATGCAAATAAAAACAACAAAGATGTTGTTCCCGTATTAGAAGCAACAACTGCTTATATGGTATACAATCAAACAGGTTCTGTACCAGCATTGAGCAACCTTAAAATTCGTCAAGCATTGAACTTAGCAACAGACCGTAAAGGAATTGTGTCTGCAGCAGTGGATACTGGTTCTAAACCAGCAACAGCAATTGCTCCTACTGGACTTGCAAAACTTAAAGATGGATCTGATTTAACTAAATTTGTAGCTCCTGGTTATAAATATGATGAAAAAGAAGCAGGAAAACTTTTCAAAGAAGGACTTGCTGAACTCGGAAAAGATTCTCTTAAAATTACAATTACCGCTGATGCGGATGCACCAGCAGCTAAATCTTCAGTTGACTACATTAAAGAAACTTGGGAAAAAGCTTTACCAGGATTAACAGTTGAAGAAAAATTTGTTCCATTTAAACAACGTTTAGAAGATACAAAAAATCAAAACTTTGAAGTTGCTGTAGCACTTTGGGGTGGTGACTATCCAGAAGGATCAACTTTCTATGGTTTGTTTAAATCAGGTTCTGCATATAACTACGGTAAATTCACCAATGCAAAATTTGATGCTGCTTATGAAAAAGCTTTAACAACCGATGCATTAGATACAGACGCCGCAGCTAATGATTATAAAGAAGCAGAAAAAGCTCTTTATGATGAAGCAAACTATAACCCACTTTACTTCCGTAGCGGAGAAGGATTACAAAATCCAAGTATTAAAGGGTTAATTCGTAATTCAACAGGTCTTAATGTTGACTTTACCTATGCTTATAAAAAATAA
- the glnA gene encoding type I glutamate--ammonia ligase, producing the protein MTITAEDIRREVKEKNVTFLRLMFTDIMGIMKNVEIPATDEQIDKVLSNKAMFDGSSIEGFVRINESDMYLYPDLDTWIVFPWGDENGAVAGLICDIYTAEGEPFAGDPRGNLKKALRHMEEVGYKSFNLGPEPEFFLFKMDEQGNPTLEVNDNGGYFDLAPTDLADNTRREIVNVLTKMGFEVEASHHEVAVGQHEIDFKYADVMKACDNIQIFKLVVKTIARKHGLYATFMAKPKFGINGSGMHCNMSLFDKEGKNAFYDENDSKGMQLSEDAYYFLGGLMKHAYNYTAIMNPTVNSYKRLVPGYEAPVYVAWAGRNRSPLIRVPASRGQGTRLELRSVDPTANPYLALAVLLEAGLDGIENKIDAPEPVEANIYTMTVEERQEAGIVDLPSTLHNALKALQTDDVVRDALGEHIYTNFIEAKRIEWASYATFISQWEIDNYLHSY; encoded by the coding sequence ATGACAATCACAGCTGAAGACATTCGTCGCGAAGTAAAAGAAAAAAATGTTACTTTCCTCCGATTGATGTTTACTGATATTATGGGAATCATGAAAAATGTGGAAATCCCTGCAACAGATGAGCAAATTGACAAGGTTTTATCTAACAAGGCTATGTTTGATGGTTCATCAATTGAAGGATTTGTACGTATTAATGAATCAGATATGTATTTATATCCTGATTTAGATACATGGATTGTGTTCCCATGGGGTGATGAAAATGGTGCAGTTGCAGGTTTAATCTGTGACATCTATACTGCAGAAGGTGAGCCATTTGCTGGTGATCCTCGTGGCAATCTTAAAAAAGCATTGAGACATATGGAAGAAGTAGGATATAAATCCTTTAATTTAGGACCAGAACCTGAATTCTTCTTATTTAAAATGGATGAACAAGGAAATCCTACTTTAGAAGTTAATGACAATGGTGGCTATTTTGATTTAGCACCAACAGATTTAGCTGACAATACGCGTCGTGAAATCGTAAATGTTTTAACTAAAATGGGATTTGAAGTTGAAGCAAGTCACCATGAAGTAGCAGTTGGACAGCATGAGATTGACTTTAAATATGCTGACGTGATGAAAGCTTGTGATAATATCCAAATCTTTAAATTGGTTGTTAAAACAATTGCTCGCAAGCACGGTCTCTATGCAACTTTCATGGCTAAGCCAAAATTTGGAATCAATGGTTCTGGTATGCACTGTAATATGTCATTATTTGATAAAGAGGGTAAAAATGCCTTCTATGATGAAAATGACAGCAAAGGAATGCAACTTTCTGAGGATGCCTACTATTTCCTAGGTGGCTTGATGAAACATGCTTACAACTATACTGCCATCATGAATCCAACAGTTAATTCATACAAACGTCTAGTTCCTGGTTACGAAGCACCGGTTTATGTAGCATGGGCTGGTCGTAACCGTTCACCACTTATTCGTGTTCCAGCTTCTCGTGGACAAGGGACACGCTTAGAATTACGTTCAGTTGATCCAACAGCAAATCCATATTTAGCGTTAGCGGTCTTGTTAGAAGCAGGATTAGACGGTATTGAAAATAAAATTGATGCACCAGAACCAGTTGAAGCTAATATCTACACAATGACAGTTGAAGAGCGTCAAGAAGCAGGTATCGTGGACTTACCATCTACTCTACACAATGCTTTAAAAGCATTACAAACAGACGATGTAGTTCGTGACGCTCTTGGTGAGCACATTTATACAAACTTTATTGAAGCAAAACGTATTGAATGGGCTTCCTATGCGACATTTATTTCACAATGGGAAATTGATAATTATTTACACAGTTATTAG
- a CDS encoding MerR family transcriptional regulator gives MKEKELRRSMAVFPIGTVMKLTDLSARQIRYYEDQELIKPERTEGNRRMFSLNDMDRLLEIKDFIDDGLNIAAIKREYEHRKDRNSKKEKSLTDADVRRILRDELFNQGGFSSPSQSMGNFRI, from the coding sequence ATGAAAGAAAAAGAACTAAGACGTTCTATGGCCGTTTTTCCAATTGGCACAGTTATGAAATTGACAGACTTATCTGCTAGACAAATTCGCTATTACGAGGACCAAGAACTGATTAAACCAGAGCGTACCGAAGGCAATCGTAGAATGTTTTCATTGAACGATATGGACAGATTGTTGGAAATCAAGGATTTCATTGATGATGGACTAAATATTGCTGCTATCAAACGTGAATATGAACATCGTAAAGATCGCAATAGTAAAAAAGAGAAGTCGTTAACTGATGCTGATGTGAGACGGATTCTTCGCGATGAACTCTTCAACCAAGGTGGTTTTTCATCACCATCTCAATCAATGGGCAACTTTCGTATTTAA
- a CDS encoding FUSC family protein: MRYKFEPKKLTLGMRTFKTGLSVFLVLLTFHLFGLQGLQIGALTAVFSLRESIDQTVSFGTSRILGNSIGGFFAFIFYLLQIYFHHHFWVTLIFVPILTMLTIMFNVAFNNKSGIIGAVSALLIITLSIPQGDTVFYVLSRIFETFCGVFIAILVNTDVEWLRNKIFRK; this comes from the coding sequence ATGAGATATAAATTTGAACCGAAAAAATTGACGTTAGGAATGAGAACCTTTAAAACAGGGTTGTCTGTCTTTTTAGTCTTATTAACTTTTCATCTTTTTGGTTTACAAGGGTTGCAAATTGGTGCCTTGACAGCTGTGTTTAGCTTAAGGGAGAGTATTGATCAAACCGTTTCTTTTGGGACGTCTAGGATTTTAGGAAACAGTATTGGTGGTTTCTTTGCTTTTATATTTTACCTTTTGCAGATTTATTTTCATCATCATTTTTGGGTAACGCTGATTTTTGTTCCAATTTTAACGATGTTAACCATTATGTTTAATGTCGCATTTAATAATAAGTCGGGAATCATAGGTGCTGTGTCAGCCTTGCTTATCATAACCTTGTCTATCCCTCAGGGGGACACGGTCTTTTATGTCCTTTCTAGAATTTTTGAAACCTTCTGTGGTGTTTTTATTGCAATATTGGTCAATACTGATGTGGAATGGTTGAGAAATAAAATATTCAGAAAATAA
- a CDS encoding phosphoglycerate kinase — protein sequence MAKMTVKDLDLKGKKVLVRVDFNVPLKDGVITNDNRISAALPTIKYIIENGGRAILFSHLGRVKEEADKEGKSLAPVAKDLSEKLGTEVVFPGVTRGAELEEAINALEDGQVLLVENTRFEDVDGKKESKNDPELGKYWASLGDGIFVNDAFGTAHRAHASNVGISANVDKAVAGFLLENEIAYIKEAVEKPERPFVAILGGSKVSDKIGVIENLLEKADKVLIGGGMTYTFYKAQGIEIGNSLVEEDKLDIAKELLEKSNGKLILPVDSKEANAFADYTEVRDTEGEAVSEGFLGLDIGPKSIAKFEEALEGAKTVVWNGPMGVFENPDFQAGTIGVMDAIVKQPGVKSIIGGGDSAAAAINLGRADKFSWISTGGGASMELLEGKELPGLSALTEK from the coding sequence ATGGCTAAAATGACTGTTAAAGACCTTGATTTAAAAGGTAAAAAAGTTCTTGTCCGTGTTGACTTTAACGTACCTTTAAAAGACGGCGTTATCACAAATGACAATCGTATCTCTGCTGCCTTACCTACTATTAAATACATCATTGAAAATGGTGGACGTGCAATTCTTTTCTCACACCTTGGACGTGTTAAAGAAGAAGCTGATAAAGAAGGTAAATCACTTGCACCTGTTGCTAAAGACTTATCAGAAAAACTTGGAACAGAAGTTGTTTTCCCTGGTGTTACTCGTGGTGCTGAATTGGAAGAAGCAATTAACGCTTTAGAAGATGGTCAAGTTCTCTTAGTTGAAAATACGCGTTTTGAAGATGTAGACGGTAAAAAAGAGTCTAAGAATGATCCTGAATTAGGTAAATATTGGGCTTCACTTGGTGATGGTATCTTTGTTAATGATGCATTTGGTACAGCGCACCGTGCTCATGCCTCAAACGTTGGAATTTCTGCAAATGTTGATAAAGCAGTTGCTGGATTCCTTCTTGAAAATGAAATTGCCTACATTAAAGAAGCAGTCGAAAAACCAGAACGTCCTTTTGTTGCTATCTTAGGCGGTTCAAAAGTTTCAGATAAAATTGGTGTTATTGAAAACCTTCTTGAAAAAGCTGATAAAGTGCTTATTGGTGGTGGAATGACTTATACATTCTACAAAGCTCAAGGTATCGAAATCGGTAACTCATTAGTTGAAGAAGATAAACTTGATATTGCAAAAGAATTACTAGAAAAATCAAATGGCAAATTAATCTTACCAGTTGACTCTAAAGAAGCAAATGCCTTTGCTGATTATACTGAAGTTCGCGATACTGAAGGTGAAGCTGTATCTGAAGGATTCTTAGGTTTAGATATCGGACCAAAATCAATTGCTAAATTTGAAGAAGCTCTTGAAGGTGCTAAAACGGTTGTTTGGAATGGACCAATGGGTGTCTTCGAAAATCCAGACTTCCAAGCTGGTACTATCGGTGTAATGGATGCCATTGTAAAACAACCAGGTGTTAAATCTATCATCGGTGGTGGTGATTCTGCAGCAGCTGCTATCAACCTAGGTCGTGCAGATAAATTCTCATGGATCTCTACAGGTGGTGGAGCCTCAATGGAATTACTAGAAGGTAAAGAATTGCCAGGACTTTCAGCTTTAACAGAAAAGTAA
- the gap gene encoding type I glyceraldehyde-3-phosphate dehydrogenase, producing the protein MVVKVGINGFGRIGRLAFRRIQNVEGVEVTRINDLTDPNMLAHLLKYDTTQGRFDGTVEVKDGGFEVNGNFIKVSAEKDPENIDWATDGVEIVLEATGFFAKKAAAEKHLHANGAKKVVITAPGGDDVKTVVFNTNHDILDGTETVISGASCTTNCLAPMAKALQDNFGVKQGLMTTIHAYTGDQMILDGPHRGGDLRRARAGASNIVPNSTGAAKAIGLVIPELNGKLDGAAQRVPVPTGSVTELVAVLEKETSVEEINAAMKAAANDSYGYTEDPIVSSDIIGMAYGSLFDATQTKVQTVDGNQLVKVVSWYDNEMSYTAQLVRTLEYFAKIAK; encoded by the coding sequence ATGGTAGTTAAAGTTGGTATTAACGGTTTCGGTCGTATCGGACGTCTTGCATTCCGTCGTATTCAAAACGTTGAAGGTGTTGAAGTAACTCGTATTAACGATCTTACTGACCCAAATATGCTTGCACACTTGTTGAAATATGATACAACTCAAGGTCGTTTCGACGGTACAGTTGAAGTTAAAGATGGTGGATTCGAAGTTAACGGAAACTTCATCAAAGTTTCTGCTGAAAAAGATCCAGAAAACATTGACTGGGCAACTGACGGTGTAGAAATCGTTCTTGAAGCAACTGGTTTCTTTGCTAAAAAAGCAGCTGCTGAAAAACATTTACATGCTAACGGTGCTAAAAAAGTTGTTATCACAGCTCCTGGTGGAGATGATGTTAAAACTGTTGTATTTAACACAAACCATGACATTCTTGACGGTACAGAAACTGTAATTTCAGGTGCTTCATGTACTACTAACTGTTTAGCTCCAATGGCTAAAGCTTTACAAGATAACTTTGGTGTTAAACAAGGTTTGATGACAACTATCCACGCTTACACTGGTGACCAAATGATCCTTGACGGACCACACCGTGGTGGTGACCTTCGTCGTGCTCGTGCTGGTGCAAGCAACATTGTTCCTAACTCAACTGGTGCTGCTAAAGCAATCGGTCTTGTAATCCCAGAATTAAATGGTAAACTTGACGGTGCTGCACAACGTGTTCCTGTTCCAACTGGATCAGTAACTGAATTGGTAGCAGTTCTTGAAAAAGAAACTTCAGTTGAAGAAATCAACGCAGCAATGAAAGCAGCTGCAAACGATTCATACGGATACACTGAAGACCCAATCGTATCTTCTGATATCATCGGTATGGCTTACGGTTCATTGTTTGATGCTACTCAAACTAAAGTTCAAACTGTTGATGGAAATCAATTAGTTAAAGTTGTTTCATGGTATGACAACGAAATGTCTTACACTGCACAACTTGTTCGTACTCTTGAGTACTTCGCAAAAATTGCTAAATAA